Proteins encoded by one window of Nocardioides euryhalodurans:
- the pdxY gene encoding pyridoxal kinase PdxY — MRILSIQSHVAYGHVGNSAAVFPLQRLGHEVWPVLTVNFSNHTGYGAWRGPLIDPADVTDVVQGIEDREVLPTCDAVLSGYQGSPAVAGVIVDAVARVKAANPQATYTCDPVMGNATSGCFVDPEIPPIIREQVVPVADVITPNQFELGFLTGTEPSTLDEVLESADLARAMGPSTILVTSVETGEDTIGLMAVDGDGAWLVETPRLPMKANGSGDITAALFTAHLHDTGSAARALERTVSSVFAVLSRTLESGERELRLVAAQDAIAQPACEFGARRLR; from the coding sequence GTGCGCATCCTGTCGATCCAGTCCCACGTCGCCTACGGGCACGTCGGCAACTCCGCGGCTGTCTTCCCTCTGCAGCGTCTGGGCCACGAGGTCTGGCCCGTGCTGACGGTGAACTTCTCCAACCACACCGGTTACGGCGCCTGGCGAGGACCATTGATCGACCCCGCCGACGTCACCGACGTGGTGCAGGGGATCGAGGACCGCGAGGTGCTGCCGACCTGCGACGCGGTGCTGTCCGGCTACCAGGGCAGCCCCGCCGTCGCCGGCGTCATCGTCGACGCGGTCGCGCGGGTCAAGGCGGCCAACCCGCAGGCGACGTACACCTGCGACCCGGTGATGGGGAACGCGACGTCGGGCTGCTTCGTCGACCCGGAGATCCCGCCGATCATCCGGGAGCAGGTGGTTCCCGTCGCCGACGTCATCACCCCCAACCAGTTCGAGCTCGGCTTCCTCACCGGCACCGAGCCCTCGACCCTCGACGAGGTGCTCGAGAGCGCCGACCTGGCCCGCGCGATGGGTCCCTCGACGATCCTGGTCACCAGCGTGGAGACGGGCGAGGACACGATCGGCCTGATGGCCGTCGACGGCGACGGGGCGTGGCTGGTCGAGACGCCGCGGCTGCCGATGAAGGCCAACGGCTCGGGCGACATCACCGCCGCGCTGTTCACCGCCCACCTGCACGACACCGGGTCGGCGGCGCGGGCGCTGGAGCGCACGGTCAGCTCGGTCTTCGCCGTGCTGTCACGGACCCTGGAGTCCGGCGAGCGGGAGCTGCGGCTGGTCGCCGCCCAGGACGCCATCGCCCAGCCGGCCTGCGAGTTCGGGGCGCGTCGGCTGCGCTGA
- a CDS encoding GntR family transcriptional regulator — protein MTRRADEVLRLVRRDIVAGVHPPGSRLTEASLTKAYGGSRVPVREALKQLEVEGFVTSRAYAGVTVAHMHADEAAELFTVRRTIEQITVKRCAQRFRRTPDSPEVIAFGEQLEQLVVTGCGAVERPDRSDLPPLNTEFHLSLAAFSGSASMLSLLRQVSSKIEWLYAMDVDVRGPHSWTEHREIADAVRAGRVGDAGRLMRQHIANSLDGYLLRHTPGPGSAP, from the coding sequence GTGACCCGCCGGGCCGACGAGGTGCTGCGCCTGGTGCGGCGGGACATCGTGGCGGGCGTGCACCCCCCGGGTTCCCGGCTCACCGAGGCGTCGCTGACGAAGGCGTACGGCGGCTCCCGGGTGCCGGTCCGCGAGGCCCTCAAGCAGCTGGAGGTCGAGGGCTTCGTGACCTCGCGGGCGTACGCCGGCGTGACGGTCGCCCACATGCACGCGGACGAGGCCGCCGAGCTGTTCACGGTCCGGCGCACGATCGAGCAGATCACCGTGAAGCGCTGCGCCCAGCGGTTCCGGCGTACGCCGGACTCCCCCGAGGTGATCGCGTTCGGCGAGCAGCTCGAGCAGCTCGTGGTCACCGGCTGCGGGGCGGTCGAGCGGCCGGACCGCTCCGACCTGCCGCCGCTCAACACCGAGTTCCACCTGTCCCTGGCGGCGTTCAGCGGGAGCGCGTCGATGCTGTCGCTGCTGCGGCAGGTGTCCTCGAAGATCGAGTGGCTCTATGCGATGGACGTCGACGTGCGCGGTCCGCACTCCTGGACCGAGCACCGCGAGATCGCCGACGCGGTCCGCGCCGGACGGGTGGGCGACGCGGGGCGGCTGATGCGCCAGCACATCGCCAACTCGCTCGACGGCTACCTGCTGCGCCACACCCCCGGCCCCGGGTCCGCCCCGTGA
- a CDS encoding dipeptide ABC transporter ATP-binding protein, whose translation MPSDVEAPTPDEQATPLLSLRDVEVSYAGTPVLHGIDLDIAEGERVALVGESGSGKSTTAAAVLNLLPPGGVVTRGQILFRGEDVAHADPRRLRGLRGKEVGLVPQDPMSNLNPATRVGQQVAETLVAHGVATGAEAQRRAVELLGEAGIPEADRRARQYPHEFSGGMRQRVLIAIALACGPDLLIADEPTSALDVTVQRQILDHLEGLRSAAGTSLLLVTHDLGLAADRADRVVVMSQGRIVEQGPARRILGDPQHDYTRRLVAAAPSTTSTTSLAVRPQPPSAVDAANGTVPILSVTDLHKEFRIRGRSEPLTAVDHVSFTVPSGTTAAIVGESGSGKTTVARIALGLEAPTGGEVEVDGVPVTTARGAQRRAIRRAMQPVFQDPYASLNPMFTIEHIIAEPLRVFRTGDRRARRARVAELLDHVALPHSVAQRHPNELSGGQRQRVAIARALALDPRLVICDEAVSALDVLVQDQILRLLTDLQRDLGLSYLFITHDLAVVRLIAHEVLVMRQGRVVEEGTVADVFDRPRSGYTRELLAAIPGTEVFA comes from the coding sequence ATGCCGTCGGACGTTGAGGCACCCACCCCGGACGAGCAGGCGACGCCGTTGCTGTCGCTGCGCGACGTGGAGGTCAGCTATGCGGGGACACCGGTCCTGCACGGCATCGACCTGGACATCGCCGAGGGCGAGCGCGTCGCGCTGGTCGGGGAGTCCGGGTCGGGCAAGTCGACCACCGCAGCGGCCGTGCTCAACCTGCTGCCGCCCGGAGGCGTCGTCACCCGCGGCCAGATCCTCTTCCGCGGCGAGGACGTCGCCCACGCCGACCCGCGCCGGCTGCGGGGACTGCGCGGCAAGGAGGTCGGCCTGGTCCCGCAGGACCCGATGTCCAACCTCAACCCGGCCACCCGGGTCGGCCAGCAGGTCGCCGAGACCCTCGTCGCCCACGGCGTCGCCACCGGCGCCGAGGCCCAGCGCCGAGCCGTGGAGCTGCTCGGCGAGGCCGGCATCCCGGAGGCCGACCGCCGGGCCCGGCAGTACCCGCACGAGTTCTCCGGCGGCATGCGGCAGCGGGTGCTGATCGCCATCGCCCTGGCCTGCGGACCGGACCTGCTGATCGCCGACGAGCCCACCTCGGCGCTCGACGTCACCGTGCAGCGGCAGATCCTCGACCACCTCGAGGGACTGCGCTCGGCGGCCGGCACCTCCCTGCTGCTGGTGACCCACGACCTCGGCCTCGCGGCCGACCGGGCCGACCGCGTCGTGGTCATGTCGCAGGGGCGGATCGTGGAGCAGGGCCCCGCCCGCCGCATCCTGGGCGACCCGCAGCACGACTACACCCGACGACTCGTCGCCGCGGCGCCGTCGACCACCAGCACCACCAGCCTCGCCGTGCGCCCGCAGCCCCCCTCGGCCGTCGACGCGGCGAACGGGACGGTGCCGATCCTCTCCGTCACCGACCTCCACAAGGAGTTCCGGATCCGGGGGCGCAGCGAGCCCCTGACGGCGGTGGACCACGTCTCGTTCACGGTCCCGAGCGGCACCACGGCGGCGATCGTGGGCGAGTCCGGCTCGGGGAAGACGACGGTCGCCCGGATCGCGCTGGGCCTGGAGGCCCCGACCGGCGGCGAGGTCGAGGTCGACGGGGTGCCCGTCACGACCGCCCGGGGTGCGCAGCGGCGGGCGATCCGGCGCGCGATGCAGCCGGTGTTCCAGGACCCGTACGCCTCGCTGAACCCGATGTTCACGATCGAGCACATCATCGCCGAGCCGCTGCGGGTCTTCAGGACGGGCGACCGCCGCGCCCGGCGGGCACGGGTGGCCGAGCTGCTCGACCACGTGGCGCTCCCCCACAGCGTGGCGCAGCGCCACCCCAACGAGCTCTCGGGCGGCCAGCGGCAGCGGGTCGCGATCGCCCGTGCGCTGGCCCTCGACCCGCGGCTGGTGATCTGTGACGAGGCGGTCTCGGCGCTCGACGTGCTCGTGCAGGACCAGATCCTCCGGCTGCTCACCGACCTGCAGCGCGACCTCGGGCTGTCCTACCTGTTCATCACCCACGACCTCGCGGTCGTCCGGCTGATCGCCCACGAGGTGCTGGTGATGCGGCAGGGTCGGGTCGTGGAGGAGGGCACCGTCGCCGACGTCTTCGACCGTCCCCGGTCCGGCTACACCCGCGAGCTCCTGGCCGCCATCCCCGGGACCGAGGTCTTCGCATGA
- a CDS encoding YoaK family protein produces the protein MSAPADRISTGLMLVLSFGTGVLDAATYLGLHGVFTANMTGNVVFVGLGIADDGSVPLLRASLALAGFVVGATVIGLVQRGRQVQRNRDTVAAVTFLVAGLLVAGTAAALWRGDLSELVLDAVTGVIAFAMGAQAVAARRVGVGDVSTVVVTSTLAGMAAEAPWTGGGSDGRTTLRRAAAVVSMGGGAVAGAFLLHLGIAVPVALSAGLLLVVGTVGVARVGRARRRDRIAAAAGFAGQPDERVRRPVS, from the coding sequence GTGAGCGCGCCCGCCGACCGGATCTCGACCGGCCTGATGCTCGTGCTGTCCTTCGGCACGGGCGTCCTCGACGCGGCCACCTACCTCGGCCTGCACGGCGTGTTCACCGCCAACATGACCGGCAACGTCGTGTTCGTCGGTCTCGGCATCGCGGACGACGGGTCGGTGCCGCTGCTGCGGGCCTCGCTGGCGCTGGCGGGCTTCGTCGTCGGCGCCACGGTCATCGGCCTCGTGCAGCGTGGCCGGCAGGTCCAGCGCAACCGCGACACCGTGGCCGCGGTGACGTTCCTCGTCGCGGGCCTGCTCGTCGCGGGCACCGCCGCCGCCCTGTGGCGGGGCGACCTGTCCGAGCTGGTGCTGGACGCCGTGACCGGGGTGATCGCGTTCGCGATGGGAGCGCAGGCCGTCGCCGCCCGCCGGGTCGGCGTGGGCGACGTCTCCACGGTGGTGGTCACCTCCACGCTCGCCGGGATGGCCGCCGAGGCGCCGTGGACCGGCGGCGGCTCCGACGGGCGCACCACGCTGCGCCGCGCCGCCGCCGTCGTGTCGATGGGCGGGGGCGCCGTGGCCGGCGCCTTCCTGCTCCACCTCGGGATCGCCGTCCCCGTGGCCCTCAGCGCGGGGCTGCTGCTGGTCGTCGGGACGGTGGGTGTCGCCCGGGTCGGCCGCGCACGCAGGCGCGACCGGATCGCCGCGGCTGCCGGGTTCGCCGGGCAGCCGGACGAGCGGGTCCGCCGACCCGTGTCCTGA